The following are encoded in a window of Hippoglossus stenolepis isolate QCI-W04-F060 chromosome 10, HSTE1.2, whole genome shotgun sequence genomic DNA:
- the znf292a gene encoding zinc finger protein 292a: MAEGETEKEYDTRKAIEQLRERFQGLSAALGESPRSPPEASLHFCQDFCQVLVEHAGRWKTDEDPLPLLEVYTVAILSFAKAASCLSSECENVPLLLEKLALSCAELLLLLPHHVPGALWEEFQSSMKLAHSLLQESGSTQLCLLAVLAQQDGVWSNTTLSSILSNQNPQTEQVHEYLELEGPTLLNMRIKHLIKVDSVDKAAVLAKMCSEYPGYEGKGNFKQTYLLCICMTKNQEQLMEEIASIDCKDALEMICNLESEGDEKGALCLCSAFLKRQLLQGEVYCAWELTLFWSKLLMRSESSAETFLGQGKEMALLCRSVCHILFLIKVIQNEVGEVGLPVCVEMCIQALKMTSSDHKDSKSTICKTISCILPTDLEVKRACQLTEFLLQPTVDSYYAVESLYNEPDQKPEEDGSLRVPNSLRCELLLALKTQWPFDPEFWDWKTLKRNCLALMGEEAAIVSSIDTLNDTDEQEVESALGKLPEYRDLEDFLLTTTNELNEITDEREKNREAKKLREQGFVSARFRNWRAYMQYCVLCDKEFLGHRIVRHAQKHFKDGVYLCPICADSFESREVLEPHVASHVKQSCKERLAAMKAARKVTKTPQSPKSPAKNSKVAAKTSMSPVKIDSHVGDQLATPVKIEQTTSDTQISQDCFCPVKNCSKAFKFFRNLMAHVRSHKDDEEAMRFLEIQKQKVVCQYCRRQFVNVRHLNDHLQMHCGSKPYICIQLDCKANFNSNSELLMHRKTHPEFKAQCMFPNCGKVYNEAYLLYDHEAQHYLTYTCQTDNCGKIFYSQSQFLSHQENHCTNDTVNNLPVTKQNPPVTPKVQPPPQSTPSEEDACSTVVCLERISTGACVNEPSNANASPCRSPEVSNDATPLRVKHSVESMLNPCADYEMNEPEKCFTPLTKPHTAPADAKLPPEAPRVQEKVPGKGEIPSEYPVPAAANPVAKQQGEGQNNNVHGSEFPKAILQIISPSQIKTEIPSSLQGYPSSTSAVSAGSEENLHSCPYSECTRAYSTNKSLSRHVKKQHPQIFEDWKLAKKYNKVAKITAKKIPSGPASPNQSQNLGNRPSNQPGVLCNKPKMQQMDYPVGCSTSPAQCYPGSMEPVPITPMVNPTLYPSWGSSNNPSGMMQSDMSQSWSSPPVNNSYPDGFNMNDYPSRSYPQWQADPYQTTASLPSDRDHPMAANIGPTVSQAPSDSSLMSQYVSSSLMLDNGGQMHNGGNQYGLVHAEGSGDAVDMRKNSASLTAQLDNGNSISTIDSLSEGGYHTPYAQSENSSNAQSSSVNIPMKCLSPEAQVALKPTLDIVKTENISTPGYDQMENSGDGMLSPHSAINTDFPYNEDCPTAECDANVAEEKGSEPDPQKGKRSRLSKRTKWPAIIKDGKVICRRCFREFSSTKSLGGHLSKRSQCRPVDEIDLTADLPMSFLDFLNDPHVPDTNGATFNNGDFSQESCSLTTLTSPMVLKQEPQTTNIMDYPNSFPPENQQGKAAEMTNPALAVPYQEDHLMEISHAFQRLDLIEAAQEKMRNALSSEQKVSHSDKAADREKSKSLSKSDDKPTEKIPKPFKCDQEDCDCSFMTKEALFKHLCKMHDYSNEMIEELKRTPSKLSPYPCQICPKTFTRTTGLRIHYEKVHRLSKAEMQKLKISARNRRALRVSKDDAISSPAATDANTSSTSQSAPVIPAIKQEPLDIAIAPQIDNENYPEVHHITSPGVAVKEGVTPDVLTVTRLPSPQNYLNEGSFSEVAPVPERTPEQPNLAAINQSPDVKHKSNLKEKLSPLGKAKEQRGKSDPASSKVREPKSSSPTTSASSSPEKPSSSKNTPTKDDSQRKEKLQKKLSLKMCEAMDAYSPYRPYRCVHEGCTAAFTIQQNLILHYRAMHQASLPASKPETEPEKTSVENGEESSPSIGKDNEVRCQVKNCSRVFMGITRLVQHYLLLHKFTRDKATAMMASMTIATFNCDRPECDLPFTSVEKYIEHIKNYHKEIAISESGSVDPTYRCEYDACDRIYTTKSNLLRHLIKKHEYVYDPKTSDGRRTKSLGLFIETNGKENVENKFKMKKKNSKKKEGKSIEHWTSFGKPTLKSHEEASAMCTKKSALQYPCMIIGCDAVERAERNIFKHYTTHGLTERYIEDQRSQFIFCKKYSRARFKDANKSEGASSSSSEETEPEEAETPGDQKMDELLDRANQEDGKLSNDDSAESQASTGTEGGVKRGRPRKPARPTPACPERMQTLRHRLTVNSSRENSNPGTPTAQEQHDDVVMSGSFKPLGLEDSFLKFLETSESTHSSKRKSSDKPGAELPSKRQQTHKQRSSMKSKITDEFRGCENLVDFRNPLNLKSVNNVKIVMDKTFSDGADLLLKQLQDMKPMVMIKKWLYSGS, translated from the exons ATGgcggagggggagacagagaaggaaTATGACACACGGAAAGCCATCGAGCAGCTTCGAGAGCGCTTCCAGGGCCTGAGCGCGGCCCTGGGGGAGAGCCCGCGGTCGCCGCCGGAAGCCTCGCTGCATTTCTGCCAGGACTTCTGCCAG GTCCTCGTGGAACATGCCGGCCGATGGaaaactgatgaagatccacTGCCTTTGCTGGAGGTCTACACTGTGGCCATCCTCAGCTTTGCTAAGGCggcctcctgtctctcctccgaATGTGAAAACGTGCCACTCCTACTTGAAAAGTTAGCACT GAGCTGTGCGGAGCTGCTGCTCTTACTGCCCCACCACGTCCCTGGTGCCTTATGGGAGGAGTTTCAGTCCTCCATGAAG TTGGCACACAGCCTGTTGCAAGAAAGTGGGAGCACACAGCTCTGCCTGCTCGCAGTTCTGGCACAGCAGGATGGCGTCTGGTCCAACACCACGCTCAGCAGCATCCTGTCCAATCAAAACCCTCAAACAGAGCAAG TTCACGAGTATCTTGAGTTGGAAGGTCCCACGCTGCTGAACATGCGAATAAAGCACCTAATCAAAGTGGACAGCGTTGATAAAGCTGCTGTCCTTGCAAAGATGTGCTCAGAGTATCCGGGATATGAAGGAAAAGGGAATTTCAAACAAACCTACTTGCTTTGCATCTGCATGACAAAGAATCAGGAGCAGCTAATGGAAGAG ATTGCATCAATAGACTGTAAAGACGCTCTTGAAATGATCTGCAACTTGGAGTCAGAGGGAGACGAGAAAGGAGCTCTCTGCTTATGTTCTGCTTTTCTCAAGCGACAGCTCCTTCAAGGAGAAGTTTACTGCGCCTG GGAACTCACACTGTTCTGGAGCAAGCTACTCATGCGTTCAGAGTCGTCTGCTGAGACTTTTCTCGGCCAAGGCAAAGAGATGGCTCTTCTCTGCAGAAGTGTCTGTCACATTCTGTTTCTCATCAAAGTCATCCAAAACGAG GTTGGAGAGGTGGGGCTTCCAGTGTGCGTGGAAATGTGCATTCAAGCTCTGAAAATGACCTCCAGTGACCACAAGGACAGCAAGTCTACCATCTGCAAGACTATTTCCTGCATCTTGCCAACCGATCTAGAGGTTAAGCGTGCATGCCAGCTGACGGAGTTCCTCCTCCAGCCTACCGTCGACTCTTATTATGCTGTGGAGTCACTGTACAACGAACCCGACCAAAAGCCAGAGGAGGATGGGAGTCTACGCGTACCCAACTCTCTACGCTGCGAGTTACTGCTGGCCTTGAAGACACAGTGGCCTTTTGATCCAGAGTTCTGGGACTGGAAAACACTGAAACGCAACTGCTTGGCACTGATGGGCGAGGAGGCAGCTATTGTGTCATCTATTGACACACTTAATGACACAGACGAACAAGAGGTGGAAAGTGCACTTGGCAAGCTCCCTGAATACAGAGACCTGGAGGATTTTCTGTTAACCACTACGAACGAACTCAATGAAAtcacagatgaaagagagaaaaaccgAGAGGCTAAAAAACTTCGGGAGCAGGGTTTTGTGTCCGCTCGCTTCAGAAACTGGCGAGCCTACATGCAgtactgtgttttgtgtgataaGGAGTTCTTGGGTCACAGAATTGTCCGCCACGCTCAGAAGCATTTCAAAGATGGAGTGTACCTGTGTCCGATTTGTGCTGACAGTTTTGAAAGTAGGGAGGTTTTAGAGCCGCATGTAGCATCGCATGTAAAGCAGTCTTGCAAAGAGAGACTTGCTGCAATGAAAGCCGCAAGAAAGGTAACCAAAACACCTCAGTCCCCTAAAAGTCCAGCAAAAAACTCAAAGGTTGCCGCCAAGACAAGCATGAGTCCTGTTAAAATTGACTCTCATGTTGGGGACCAATTGGCAACTCCTGTTAAGATAGAGCAAACTACATCTGACACACAGATAAGTCAAGACTGTTTCTGTCCCGTTAAAAACTGTTCCAAGGCTTTCAAGTTTTTCCGTAACCTCATGGCTCATGTCAGATCTCACAAGGACGACGAGGAGGCCATGAGATTTTTAGAGatacaaaaacagaaagtggtGTGCCAGTACTGCAGACGCCAGTTTGTTAATGTCAGACATCTTAATGATCATTTGCAGATGCACTGTGGCAGCAAACCATACATCTGCATACAGTTGGATTGCAAGGCCAACTTTAACTCCAACTCTGAGCTCCTCATGCATAGAAAAACACACCCAGAATTTAAGGCCCAGTGCATGTTCCCTAACTGTGGCAAAGTTTACAATGAGGCGTATTTGTTGTATGATCATGAGGCTCAGCATTATCTTACCTACACTTGCCAAACAGACAACTGTGGTAAAATATTTTACTCACAGTCTCAGTTCTTGTCTCACCAAGAGAATCACTGTACAAATGACACAGTGAACAATTTACCCGTCACAAAGCAAAACCCGCCTGTCACTCCAAAAGTGCAACCGCCCCCACAGAGCACCCCGAGTGAAGAAGACGCATGTTCGACTGTTGTTTGCCTTGAAAGGATTAGCACAGGTGCTTGCGTGAATGAACCATCAAATGCAAACGCATCACCGTGCAGATCCCCAGAGGTCTCTAATGATGCCACTCCTCTAAGGGTGAAACACTCCGTCGAAAGTATGCTGAATCCGTGTGCGGATTATGAAATGAATGAACCAGAGAAATGCTTCACTCCACTGACAAAACCTCACACAGCACCAGCTGATGCAAAACTACCACCGGAGGCTCCGCGTGTACAAGAAAAGGTGCCAGGGAAAGGTGAGATACCTTCTGAATATCCTGTCCCCGCTGCAGCAAACCCTGTGGCAAAACAGCAGGGAGAGGGGCAAAACAATAATGTACATGGTAGTGAATTTCCAAAAGCGATACTACAGATCATCTCCCCGAGTCAAATCAAGACAGAAATTCCCAGCTCGCTGCAGGGATATCCTTCCAGCACTTCTGCTGTTAGTGCCGGCAGTGAGGAGAACCTGCACTCCTGCCCATATAGCGAATGCACAAGGGCGTACAGTACTAACAAAAGTCTTTCTAGGCATGTGAAGAAGCAACACCCTCAAATATTTGAAGACTGGAAGTTGgcaaagaaatacaacaaagtGGCCAAAATCACAGCAAAAAAGATCCCGAGTGGACCAGCTTCACCAAACCAGTCTCAGAACCTGGGAAACAGGCCGTCAAATCAGCCAGGAGTACTATGCAATAAACCCAAGATGCAGCAAATGGATTACCCAGTGGGATGTTCAACGTCACCTGCCCAATGTTATCCGGGATCAATGGAGCCTGTGCCGATCACTCCAATGGTGAACCCCACACTCTATCCGTCATGGGGGAGCTCAAACAATCCCAGTGGAATGATGCAGTCAGACATGTCCCAGTCATGGTCTTCACCTCCCGTGAATAACAGCTATCCAGACGGCTTTAACATGAATGACTACCCCTCCCGCAGCTACCCTCAGTGGCAGGCGGACCCTTATCAGACCACGGCATCTCTTCCATCTGATAGAGATCATCCAATGGCAGCTAATATTGGTCCCACTGTGTCACAGGCTCCTTCAGATTCCAGTTTGATGTCTCAGTATGTGTCTAGTTCTCTGATGCTTGATAACGGAGGGCAAATGCATAACGGAGGGAATCAGTATGGACTCGTGCATGCTGAAGGTAGCGGAGACGCTGTAGATATGAGAAAAAACAGTGCAAGTTTGACAGCACAGTTAGATAATGGAAACAGTATCTCAACTATTGACAGCCTCTCTGAAGGAGGTTACCACACTCCATATGCTCAGAGTGAAAACTCGAGTAATGCTCAAAGCTCATCAGTCAATATTCCCATGAAATGTCTCAGCCCAGAGGCCCAGGTTGCATTAAAACCCACACTTGACATTGTTAAAACAGAGAATATATCAACCCCTGGTTATGATCAGATGGAAAATTCTGGGGATGGCATGCTCAGTCCACATAGTGCCATCAACACAGATTTCCCTTACAATGAGGACTGTCCTACTGCTGAATGTGATGCCAACGTGGCAGAAGAAAAGGGCAGTGAACCCGACCCGCAGAAAGGAAAACGCAGCAGGTTGAGCAAGCGAACCAAATGGCCCGCTATCATCAAGGATGGCAAAGTCATTTGCAGGAGATGCTTCAGAGAGTTCTCCAGCACCAAATCTCTTGGAGGTCACCTGTCGAAACGCTCGCAGTGCAGACCCGTAGATGAGATCGACCTGACGGCTGACCTGCCCATGTCATTTCTTGATTTCCTCAATGACCCGCATGTCCCTGACACTAATGGAGCGACGTTTAACAATGGTGATTTCTCACAGGAATCCTGTAGCTTGACAACTTTGACTTCACCTATGGTGTTGAAACAGGAGCCCCAAACTACAAATATAATGGACTACCCCAACTCCTTCCCCCCTGAAAACCAGCAAGGGAAGGCTGCAGAGATGACTAATCCAGCCCTCGCTGTACCTTATCAAGAGGATCACCTGATGGAAATCTCACATGCCTTTCAAAGGTTGGATTTGATTGAGGCTGCTCAAGAGAAGATGCGGAACGCACTGTCCTCAGAGCAAAAAGTCAGCCATTCTGACAAAGCCGCTGAcagagaaaaaagtaaaagcctGAGTAAAAGTGATGACAAGCCCACTGAAAAGATACCTAAACCTTTTAAATGTGACCAGGAAGATTGTGATTGTTCCTTCATGACTAAGGAGGCGCTTTTCAAACACTTGTGTAAAATGCACGATTACTCTAATGAAATGATAGAGGAACTAAAGAGAACACCATCCAAACTGTCTCCGTACCCTTGTCAGATTTGCCCCAAAACGTTCACCAGAACCACAGGGTTGAGAATTCACTATGAAAAAGTCCATCGATTGTCAAAGGCAGAAATGCAGAAGCTAAAGATCAGTGCTCGAAACAGGCGTGCATTAAGAGTTAGCAAAGATGATGCGATAAGTAGCCCTGCAGCCACTGATGCCAACACCAGCTCCACGTCACAGTCTGCACCTGTGATACCTGCTATCAAACAGGAACCGCTTGACATTGCAATTGCACCTCAGATAGACAATGAAAACTATCCCGAAGTTCATCACATCACTTCACCAGGAGTTGCAGTAAAAGAGGGCGTGACACCTGATGTGTTAACGGTTACAAGACTGCCATCACCTCAGAACTATCTGAACGAGGGATCGTTCAGCGAGGTGGCACCAGTCCCTGAACGCACCCCAGAGCAACCTAATCTGGCTGCTATAAACCAGAGTCCAGATGTGAAAcataaatctaatttaaaagaGAAACTCAGTCCACTTGGCAAAGCAAAGGAGCAGCGAGGAAAATCTGATCCAGCATCGAGCAAAGTGAGAGAGCCAAAGTCCAGCTCTCCCACTACAtctgcctcttcctccccaGAGAAACCCAGCAGCTCCAAAAACACACCAACTAAGGACGATTcccagaggaaagagaaacttcAGAAAAAGCTGAGCCTCAAAATGTGTGAGGCAATGGACGCGTACAGTCCATATAGACCATATCGCTGTGTCCATGAAGGATGCACTGCTGCGTTCACCATTCAGCAAAATCTGATTCTCCATTACAGGGCTATGCATCAGGCATCGCTGCCCGCCTCCAAACCCGAGACTGAGCCTGAAAAGACCAGCGTTGAAAATGGAGAAGAGAGCAGTCCGAGCATAGGAAAAGACAATGAAGTCAGGTGTCAAGTGAAAAACTGCTCTAGGGTGTTCATGGGAATCACACGGTTAGTGCAGCATTACCTCTTACTTCACAAGTTCACCCGAGACAAAGCTACGGCCATGATGGCCAGCATGACCATAGCGACTTTCAACTGTGACCGGCCAGAGTGCGATCTCCCCTTCACCTCTGTGGAAAAGTACATCGAGCACATTAAGAATTACCACAAGGAAATCGCCATCTCTGAGAGCGGCTCAGTTGATCCAACCTACAGGTGCGAATATGATGCATGCGACCGCATTTACACTACAAAATCAAACCTCCTCCGCCACCTGATCAAAAAGCACGAGTATGTTTATGATCCCAAAACAAGTGACGGAAGAAGGACTAAATCATTAGGGCTTTTCATAGAGACTAATGGGAAAGAGAATGtagaaaacaaattcaaaatgaagaagaaaaactctAAAAAGAAAGAAGGCAAGTCCATTGAACATTGGACTAGTTTCGGGAAACCAACACTAAAATCCCACGAGGAGGCATCAGCTATGTGCACCAAGAAGTCCGCGCTGCAGTACCCGTGCATGATCATAGGCTGTGATGCAGTTGAGCGGGCTGAGAGGAATATATTCAAGCATTACACCACTCATGGCCTCACAGAAAGATACATTGAAGACCAGAGGAGTCAGTTCATTTTCTGCAAAAAGTACTCGCGCGCCAGATTCAAAGATGCAAATAAATCTGAGGGCGCGTCAAGTTCGTCCTCTGAGGAGACGGAGCCAGAAGAGGCGGAGACACCCGGAGACCAGAAAATGGATGAGCTGCTGGACAGAGCAAACCAAGAAGACGGCAAGCTTTCCAACGACGATAGTGCAGAATCTCAAGCTTCCACTGGGACAGAAGGCGGAGTGAAAAGAGGGCGTCCCAGAAAACCTGCACGTCCAACACCAGCCTGTCCGGAGAGGATGCAGACCCTTAGGCATCGTTTGACTGTTAACAGTTCAAGAGAGAACTCAAATCCTGGTACCCCCACAGCCCAAGAACAACATGACGATGTGGTTATGTCAGGGTCTTTCAAGCCTTTAGGACTTGAGGACTCCTTCCTTAAGTTCTTGGAAACCTCAGAGTCCACCCACTCTTCCAAACGGAAATCAAGTGACAAACCTGGTGCCGAGCTGCCGTCCAAAAGACAGCAAACTCACAAACAGAGATCCTCAATGAAGAGTAAAATAACTGATGAATTTAGGGGCTGTGAAAATCTGGTAGACTTCAGAAATCCACTTAATCTAAAATCGGTAAACAATGTCAAGATAGTGAtggataaaacattttcagacgGTGCTGATCTTTTGCTAAAGCAGCTACAAGACATGAAGCCCATGGTCATGATCAAAAAGTGGCTTTACAGTGGATCATAG
- the cga gene encoding glycoprotein hormones alpha chain encodes MKGKLSINMVTAATSKGSVRSVGLSLILLSFFLYIADSYPNTELSNMGCEECTLRRNIFFSTDRPIFQCVGCCFSQAYPTPLKAMNTMATPKNITSEATCCVAKHSYETEVAAIKVRNHTECHCHTCYHHKI; translated from the exons ATGAAGGGGAAACTTTCTATCAACATG gTAACTGCTGCGACCTCGAAGGGCTCTGTGAGATCAGTTGGACTGTCTCTTATcctcttgtcttttttcctttacATAGCTGATTCTTATCCAAACACTGAGTTGTCAAACA TGGGCTGCGAGGAGTGCACGCTGAGGAGgaacatttttttctccacgGATCGGCCAATCTTCCAGTGCGTGGGCTGCTGCTTCTCCCAGGCGTACCCGACGCCTCTCAAGGCAATGAATACGATGGCGACCCCTAAGAACATCACCTCGGAGGCAACATGCTGCGTCGCAAAGCACAGCTACGAG ACGGAGGTGGCCGCCATCAAGGTGAGGAACCACACAGAGTGCCACTGCCACACCTGCTATCATCACAAGATATGA
- the LOC118115962 gene encoding heterogeneous nuclear ribonucleoprotein Q isoform X1, with protein MATEHINGNGPEEPMDTSAAVTHSEHFQTLLEAGLPQKVAEKLDEIYIAGLVSHSDLDDRAIEALKEFNEEGALQVLLQFKDSDLSHVQNKSAFLCGVMKTYRQREKQGTKVSDTNKGPDEAKIKALLERTSYTLDVTTGQRKYGGPPPESAHSGAQPTIGTEIFVGKIPRDLFEDELVPLFEKAGPIWDLRLMMDPLSGLNRGYAFVTFCTKEAAQQAVKLCNNNEIRPGKHIGVCISVANNRLFVGSIPKSKTKEQIVEEFAKVTEGLNDVILYHQPDDKKKNRGFCFLEYEDHKTAAQARRRLMSGKVKVWGNVVTVEWADPIEDPDPEVMAKVKVLFVRNLASTVTEEILEKTFSQFGKLERVKKLKDYAFIHFEERDGAVKALADLHEKVLEGERIEIVFAKPPDQKRKERKAQRQAAKTQMYDEYYYYGPPHMPPPTRGRGRGGRGGYSYPPDYYGYEDYYDYYGYDYHNYRGGYDDPYYGYDDYQGSGRGRAVRGGVRGGASQTRGRGAVTPRGRLGFSQRGGPGTSRAGKRGRGRS; from the exons ATGGCCACAGAACATATTAATGGAAATGGTCCAGAAGAACCAATGGACACCTCTGCTGCAGTTACCCATTCTGAGCACTTCCAGACTTTATTAGAAGCTGGTTTACCACAGAAAGTTGCTGAAAAACTAGATGAAATTTACATAGCAG GTTTGGTGTCACACAGTGACTTAGATGATCGAGCGATTGAGGCTCTGAAAGAATTCAACGAGGAAGGTGCTCTGCAAGTCCTTTTGCAATTCAAGGACAGCGACCTCTCACATGTTCAG AACAAAAGTGCCTTTCTTTGTGGCGTGATGAAGAcgtacagacagagagagaaacaagggaCCAAAGTGTCAGACACCAATAAAGGACCAGATGAAGCCAAAATCAAA GCTTTGCTGGAGAGAACTAGCTACACGCTTGATGTGACAACAGGCCAGAGGAAGTATGGGGGTCCTCCACCAGAGTCCGCCCACTCAGGGGCACAGCCCACCATTGGTACAGAG ATATTTGTAGGCAAAATCCCCAGAGACCTTTTTGAGGATGAGCTGGTTCCACTGTTTGAGAAAGCTGGCCCCATCTGGGACCTGCGCCTGATGATGGATCCTCTCAGTGGCCTGAACAGAGGCTATGCCTTTGTCACTTTCTGCACTAAAGAAGCTGCACAGCAGGCTGTCAAATTG TGCAACAACAATGAAATTCGACCGGGTAAACATATCGGCGTGTGCATCTCTGTGGCCAATAATAGACTGTTTGTTGGCTCCATCCCCAAGAGTAAAACAAAAGAGCAGATTGTTGAAGAATTTGCAAAAGTTACAG aGGGTCTAAATGATGTCATATTGTACCACCAGCCAGAtgataagaagaagaatagaGGCTTTTGCTTCTTGGAGTATGAAGACCACAAGACGGCAGCTCAGGCTCGTCGCCGTCTGATGAGCGGCAAGGTGAAGGTGTGGGGAAATGTGGTCACCGTGGAATGGGCTGACCCTATCGAGGATCCGGATCCAGAGGTCATGGCCAAG GTCAAGGTGCTGTTTGTGAGGAACCTAGCAAGCACTGTTACGGAGGAGATACTTGAAAAGACCTTCAGTCAATTTGGCAAGTTGGAGCGGGTGAAAAAATTGAAAGACTATGCCTTCATCCACTTTGAGGAAAGAGATGGTGCTGTGAAG GCGTTGGCTGATCTCCACGAAAAAGTACTTGAAGGAGAGCGCATTGAAATTGTCTTCGCCAAGCCCCCAGACCAGAAGAGGAAAGAGCGTAAAGCCCAGAGACAAGCCGCCAAAACACAGAT GTATGATGAATACTATTACTACGGGCCTCCCCACATGCCGCCACCCACAAGAGGCAGAGGCcgaggagggcgaggaggttaTTCTTACCCTCCCGATTATTATGGCTATGAAGACTACTACGATTACTATGGATACGATTACCACAACTACCGGGGTGGCTACGATGACCCGTACTATGGCTATGATGACTACCAAGGGTCCGGCAGAGGACGAGCAGTGAGGGGAGGGGTCCGTGGCGGTGCCAGTCAGACCAGAGGCCGCGGTGCTGTCACACCGAGGGGCCGTCTGGGATTCTCCCAGCGAGGAGGTCCTGGAACAAGCAGAG CAGGGAAACGGGGCCGAGGGCGGTCCTGA
- the LOC118115962 gene encoding heterogeneous nuclear ribonucleoprotein Q isoform X2: MKTYRQREKQGTKVSDTNKGPDEAKIKALLERTSYTLDVTTGQRKYGGPPPESAHSGAQPTIGTEIFVGKIPRDLFEDELVPLFEKAGPIWDLRLMMDPLSGLNRGYAFVTFCTKEAAQQAVKLCNNNEIRPGKHIGVCISVANNRLFVGSIPKSKTKEQIVEEFAKVTEGLNDVILYHQPDDKKKNRGFCFLEYEDHKTAAQARRRLMSGKVKVWGNVVTVEWADPIEDPDPEVMAKVKVLFVRNLASTVTEEILEKTFSQFGKLERVKKLKDYAFIHFEERDGAVKALADLHEKVLEGERIEIVFAKPPDQKRKERKAQRQAAKTQMYDEYYYYGPPHMPPPTRGRGRGGRGGYSYPPDYYGYEDYYDYYGYDYHNYRGGYDDPYYGYDDYQGSGRGRAVRGGVRGGASQTRGRGAVTPRGRLGFSQRGGPGTSRAGKRGRGRS; encoded by the exons ATGAAGAcgtacagacagagagagaaacaagggaCCAAAGTGTCAGACACCAATAAAGGACCAGATGAAGCCAAAATCAAA GCTTTGCTGGAGAGAACTAGCTACACGCTTGATGTGACAACAGGCCAGAGGAAGTATGGGGGTCCTCCACCAGAGTCCGCCCACTCAGGGGCACAGCCCACCATTGGTACAGAG ATATTTGTAGGCAAAATCCCCAGAGACCTTTTTGAGGATGAGCTGGTTCCACTGTTTGAGAAAGCTGGCCCCATCTGGGACCTGCGCCTGATGATGGATCCTCTCAGTGGCCTGAACAGAGGCTATGCCTTTGTCACTTTCTGCACTAAAGAAGCTGCACAGCAGGCTGTCAAATTG TGCAACAACAATGAAATTCGACCGGGTAAACATATCGGCGTGTGCATCTCTGTGGCCAATAATAGACTGTTTGTTGGCTCCATCCCCAAGAGTAAAACAAAAGAGCAGATTGTTGAAGAATTTGCAAAAGTTACAG aGGGTCTAAATGATGTCATATTGTACCACCAGCCAGAtgataagaagaagaatagaGGCTTTTGCTTCTTGGAGTATGAAGACCACAAGACGGCAGCTCAGGCTCGTCGCCGTCTGATGAGCGGCAAGGTGAAGGTGTGGGGAAATGTGGTCACCGTGGAATGGGCTGACCCTATCGAGGATCCGGATCCAGAGGTCATGGCCAAG GTCAAGGTGCTGTTTGTGAGGAACCTAGCAAGCACTGTTACGGAGGAGATACTTGAAAAGACCTTCAGTCAATTTGGCAAGTTGGAGCGGGTGAAAAAATTGAAAGACTATGCCTTCATCCACTTTGAGGAAAGAGATGGTGCTGTGAAG GCGTTGGCTGATCTCCACGAAAAAGTACTTGAAGGAGAGCGCATTGAAATTGTCTTCGCCAAGCCCCCAGACCAGAAGAGGAAAGAGCGTAAAGCCCAGAGACAAGCCGCCAAAACACAGAT GTATGATGAATACTATTACTACGGGCCTCCCCACATGCCGCCACCCACAAGAGGCAGAGGCcgaggagggcgaggaggttaTTCTTACCCTCCCGATTATTATGGCTATGAAGACTACTACGATTACTATGGATACGATTACCACAACTACCGGGGTGGCTACGATGACCCGTACTATGGCTATGATGACTACCAAGGGTCCGGCAGAGGACGAGCAGTGAGGGGAGGGGTCCGTGGCGGTGCCAGTCAGACCAGAGGCCGCGGTGCTGTCACACCGAGGGGCCGTCTGGGATTCTCCCAGCGAGGAGGTCCTGGAACAAGCAGAG CAGGGAAACGGGGCCGAGGGCGGTCCTGA